The DNA sequence GAGTGGGGAGAAAACCTAGAAACTCCTGTCCCTTTACAATTTCTACAATTAAATAGGAGAGAACAAACTAAAGGCATATAGAATCCTCTGAAAACAGAATGTAGAGACAAAAGTTGAGACAGTGTCACTCTGCCTGAGCACATGTAGAGTGCCAGCAACAGAAAATAGTGAGACATTTCTCAATCTCAATTTTGTAAAGCAGGAACTCAATTTGGAATTTCCTATTGAATGATCTTATCCACTTGCCTCATGGGCACAAAGGaaaatgcagaaatacaaaaaacaCAGACTACTGAATAAACTGGACTTACTGAGGGGAAGGAAAATTTCCTGTCTTTTAAGATCCCAACACTTACAAAAGTTCTCTGCAATGTTTAAAATGCCTGTAGGGTTTTGTGTTTCTCAAAGAGCAGTTTCTATGATTCCCTTCCAAGAACTACCTTCTGAGGTCTTTGTTCTGGGAGctgaggctgaaacagtgtgCCTGACCTCTTGGTCAAGGAGCTGGGTTGAAGCTGAGATGGTGTCATCCATTTTCACTGTTCTTCCCAGGGAGCTGGGCTTTTGCTTCTTCCAGGAAACACATCTCCCAGTGCCACTCCAATCTGACCAACGGGAATGGGAAATATGACCTCTGAGGTTCCCTTTCTCTGGCATGTCTGGCTGGAAAGGTTTCCAAAGCTTGGGGTTTTGTGGTTGAACCCATGCCCTGTTTTCTGGGGGTTTGACCCTCTTGGCCTCGGAGTGCTTATTTGGGGTATGGTTCTGATCTCTCTGTTTGTAGACTGTAGTCCGAACAGTAGCAGAGGTGTCTCCAAAAGAAAGTGAGACATTTTTCTTTCCGTTTGGGCAAGGGGGGCTTGCTTTCCTGAGATTTACAGAGCAACTAGTAATATAGGGGCTCTTGGAATGGAGTCCCTTGGGGGTCTCTGGCAATTTCTGCTTGCTATGGTGAGGCAGGCCTTCGGGTGTTTCCATCTCTCTTTGGGGAATGATGAGGGAAGGCTGAGTAGGGCTTTTAGATGGACCTAAAAAGCGTTTTTTAAGGGAATTTTCCCTAGCTTTCTTCTTTGGGGCTCGGGACTTTTCTTGTCTCTGTGCTATCATCAGATGAAATTTTGAAGAGAGCTGCCTTAGGTGCTGGGAAAAGGTTTCCCAACCTGCAAATAGCTCTGACTCTTTGATTTGGTGTCCCAGAGACTCCTTGCTCTTGGGATGAAGTCCTCTATATATTTCACCCATGAACTCTTTATTCATAGCTTTGGAGGGGAAAGCTATTCTTGCAAGCAACATTTTTCTAGCCATGTATGTTTCTGGACCCTCATTTGTTTTTTGCTCTTGTGCATAGTATAAATCCTCGGCCAGTTGTCCTGGCCACAATAGGCTCAAGATATGTCCCATCCAGGAGGTTTCGACACATCACTGCTGCTTCCAGGTTGTCTCTGTCCACAGAGGACATGCACAGCCTAGCCAACTGTGTCAGATGAAATCCTGCAGCATATGGATAACTATTTGCAGCCCGAATCATCCATTTTATGCTCGTTTCCTGATTTAAGGGACCTAACAAGTCTGCCATTATACATGCTTCTGCGATGGAGAAATGGGTTTGTTCTTGATTTGATGTTATTTCCCATTTTTGAACCTTGGCTGCCAAAATGGAATTTTCCTCCTTGAGGAGGTTGACTTGGGCTATCAATTCTTTaatctctttcttcattttattggGGAAAGCCCTAGCAATTTTGGGAGCTTATCTGAGTCTTATCCTCCAGTGGGAGGATGAAGGGCAGAAAAGCTGAGAAAACTTACTGTTCCTTTCCTTGGAAGAATGTCCTCCAAGTCTGTCGTGAAGCTGTAAAGCCTCTTAGACGTGATTGGCTTAGGGTTTAGACCCAATTTTTAGCCGAAATTGGTGGATACCTTAAAAGGTTTGTCCAATGAAGAGTCTGGGTTAAAACCACTTGCTCCAAACCAAATTAGCCAAGACCTTTAGAGATTTATTGGCATTCCCTCCACCTTTCAACTCAGGTAGAATTTAAAGCCAGGCCACTTCTAGTGTTCTGACTTTaggatttttctttgcttcagctATTCCTGCTTCTATCGCTCCCAGCCGGGGCCTTACAGGCGATAAGGGAGGAGCAACCACTGGAATGGGGTAACCAGGTGGATCTCCTGGAAGAGCTAATGTGGCTGGAGGAGCAGAGGGCTGTGGGCAGGATTTGGGGGCCGTGGATTGGCTTAGCCGTCCCACGGCCGAGTTTACCACCTGCCAGGCAATCAAATGGGGTGCCGCGGCACAAGGCTCAGCCTTAAGATGATTGCCTATCTTCTCCCATTCCTCCGCAGAGAGTCTTCCCCTCTCTGGGTACCAGGGACACTGGCATGAGATCTCTGCGACTAAATTTTTAATGTCTCTCCAGGTGATTTGTTTATCCCCTGACAACCGCTTAACTATAACTCCCTAGCGTGAGACCTTTGCTTGGCGGTCAACGTTCCTCCCATACTCACGGGATCCTTTGAGGATGTGCGCGCAGACTATTCCAGTCGAGTGAGCTGGGCCAAAGCCACCTTCTCCGTATCACGTCGGGGTCACCAGCTGTCGCGGCagagagagacgcagagacaggaatgggggtgcaaagcttctcctgctggccaggtcttggccagctCCTTTTATTGACATCAGGGTTACATCAGGTTTTACATTATCTCAttgtacatcagaaggcaatttgcggaatcagggaccaatgtgtactcaggagatttctaattagcaaaggggagcaagatgtgtacactgtctcagccgaatcaacatgggcttatccaatcacggataaagcattgtctaccagaaggcaagtcataagcctatggtctgccagtagggttatcacatttcaatcttggtaaacattgctatcctgggaggggtcgcatcctctgggcttcccagggaatgccacagtatatgtattatcctacttgagagtatatattttccctggataatgattaaccttccattttgaagccaagccctcccttcagtcca is a window from the Sceloporus undulatus isolate JIND9_A2432 ecotype Alabama chromosome 1, SceUnd_v1.1, whole genome shotgun sequence genome containing:
- the LOC121919189 gene encoding uncharacterized protein LOC121919189; the protein is MGHILSLLWPGQLAEDLYYAQEQKTNEGPETYMARKMLLARIAFPSKAMNKEFMGEIYRGLHPKSKESLGHQIKESELFAGWETFSQHLRQLSSKFHLMIAQRQEKSRAPKKKARENSLKKRFLGPSKSPTQPSLIIPQREMETPEGLPHHSKQKLPETPKGLHSKSPYITSCSVNLRKASPPCPNGKKNVSLSFGDTSATVRTTVYKQRDQNHTPNKHSEAKRVKALETFPARHAREREPQRSYFPFPLVRLEWHWEMCFLEEAKAQLPGKNSENG